A stretch of Roseibium porphyridii DNA encodes these proteins:
- a CDS encoding helix-turn-helix domain-containing protein — translation MKLLDISELSKSTGIAASALRHYEEKGLITSIGRRGMKRLFAPDIIDQLALINLGKAGGFSLDEIKTMFGPDGRPALSRQKLHARVDELNRQIERLNALRDMIRHVAECPAPSHMECPKFQKLIKISSKRSLGNSPKAPAWSRSK, via the coding sequence ATGAAATTATTGGATATTTCAGAATTATCGAAATCAACCGGCATCGCTGCTTCGGCCCTGCGCCATTATGAGGAGAAAGGCCTGATTACCTCCATCGGGCGCCGAGGTATGAAGCGTCTCTTCGCACCGGATATCATTGATCAACTTGCACTCATCAACCTTGGCAAAGCTGGTGGGTTTTCGCTCGACGAGATAAAGACAATGTTTGGCCCGGATGGGCGCCCTGCTCTGTCCAGGCAAAAACTTCACGCGCGTGTGGATGAACTGAACAGGCAAATCGAGAGGCTGAACGCATTGCGTGATATGATCCGTCACGTCGCCGAGTGCCCGGCACCCAGCCATATGGAATGTCCAAAGTTTCAAAAACTGATCAAAATCAGTAGCAAAAGGTCACTTGGGAACTCACCAAAGGCACCGGCCTGGTCGCGCTCAAAGTGA
- a CDS encoding MATE family efflux transporter — MANDIRHPLGFSTEPSQGVMNQAKFLTGNLFRHITVMSLTSSVGLMAIFAVDFVDMIFISMLGKAELAAAVGYAGAILFFTTSFNIGVAIAAGALVARALGAGDKELARQQAANALTVGVIFCSVFAVAVWFSLDELVSLMGAREQTHELAVHYLAIIVPTLPLLLLGMAGGAILRAHGDAKRAMMSTIAGGLVNAILDPILIFGLDLELTGAALASAASRVAIAFFALAPLIRHHGGLSLPRAKKLLIDLPPISAIAFPAILTQLATPVGQAWVTRSMAEYGEEAVAGMAVVARMSPLAFATIFALSGAIGPIVGQNYGAAKYDRVRSVLRESLLFTAIVVGTAALALYFLRGPIVHLFDASGLALTLIYLFCGPLALAFFFNGALFVSNAFFNNLGRPFYSTWMNWGRHTLGTIPFVWIGGALFGAPGVLIGQAAGGVVFGIASLLLVRHVIRNVEIRHEEASGPGLFQRQARQVVLFFSRR, encoded by the coding sequence GTGGCAAATGACATCCGACATCCACTGGGGTTTTCGACCGAACCGTCCCAAGGCGTCATGAACCAGGCAAAATTTCTCACCGGAAACTTGTTCCGTCACATCACAGTGATGTCTTTGACCTCTTCTGTCGGCCTGATGGCGATATTTGCGGTCGATTTCGTCGACATGATCTTCATCTCAATGCTTGGCAAAGCCGAATTGGCGGCAGCTGTCGGGTATGCCGGGGCTATTCTTTTTTTCACCACGTCGTTCAACATCGGCGTTGCCATTGCAGCAGGTGCACTTGTCGCCAGAGCACTGGGCGCCGGAGACAAAGAGTTGGCGCGTCAACAGGCAGCCAACGCTCTGACGGTTGGCGTAATTTTTTGTAGCGTATTTGCTGTCGCCGTCTGGTTTTCGTTGGATGAACTCGTGTCTCTCATGGGCGCTCGAGAACAAACCCACGAGCTTGCCGTTCACTACCTGGCGATCATAGTGCCCACCTTGCCCTTACTCCTTCTTGGCATGGCAGGTGGGGCGATCTTGCGTGCCCATGGCGATGCCAAAAGAGCAATGATGTCGACGATTGCGGGTGGTCTGGTAAATGCGATCCTCGATCCCATCCTGATTTTCGGGCTGGATCTGGAATTGACCGGTGCTGCACTTGCAAGTGCAGCGTCTCGGGTCGCTATCGCCTTCTTCGCACTGGCTCCTCTCATTCGCCACCATGGTGGATTGAGCCTGCCAAGGGCGAAAAAACTGCTGATCGACCTTCCACCCATTTCAGCAATCGCGTTTCCCGCGATCCTCACTCAACTTGCGACACCTGTTGGACAGGCCTGGGTAACCAGATCCATGGCCGAATACGGGGAGGAGGCGGTTGCTGGCATGGCCGTTGTGGCGCGTATGTCACCACTTGCCTTTGCGACAATATTTGCCTTGTCCGGTGCAATCGGACCGATTGTGGGTCAGAACTACGGTGCTGCAAAGTATGACCGGGTTCGTAGCGTTCTTCGTGAATCGCTGTTGTTTACCGCGATCGTTGTCGGGACGGCTGCACTTGCACTCTATTTTCTGCGCGGTCCGATCGTCCATTTGTTCGATGCTAGCGGTTTGGCACTGACATTGATTTACTTGTTTTGTGGTCCGCTCGCGCTTGCATTCTTTTTCAATGGCGCACTCTTTGTGTCCAATGCGTTCTTCAACAACCTGGGCAGACCTTTTTATTCCACCTGGATGAACTGGGGCAGGCACACGCTTGGTACGATCCCATTCGTTTGGATCGGTGGAGCTCTTTTCGGAGCACCTGGCGTGTTAATCGGTCAGGCCGCTGGTGGGGTCGTCTTCGGGATCGCCTCTTTGCTGCTGGTGCGCCATGTGATCCGCAACGTGGAAATTCGACACGAGGAAGCCAGCGGTCCTGGCCTTTTTCAGCGTCAAGCAAGGCAAGTGGTGTTGTTCTTTTCTCGAAGGTGA
- the rpsI gene encoding 30S ribosomal protein S9 — protein sequence MAELQSLEELGGAVETAAPEAPVHVQKLDAQGRAYATGKRKDAIARVWIKPGTGKIVINKKDYTEYFARPVLQMILQQPIMLTDRAGQYDVIATVTGGGLSGQAGAVRHGLSKALTHYEPELRGILKKNGFLTRDSRVVERKKFGKRKARRSFQFSKR from the coding sequence ATGGCTGAGCTGCAATCCTTGGAAGAATTGGGCGGCGCGGTCGAAACCGCAGCCCCTGAAGCACCGGTCCACGTTCAGAAGTTGGACGCACAAGGTCGCGCATATGCGACTGGCAAACGTAAAGACGCTATTGCGCGCGTATGGATCAAGCCGGGCACTGGCAAGATCGTGATCAACAAGAAGGACTACACTGAGTATTTTGCTCGTCCTGTCCTCCAGATGATCCTGCAACAGCCGATCATGTTGACGGATCGTGCCGGTCAGTATGACGTCATTGCGACTGTCACCGGCGGTGGACTTTCCGGTCAGGCAGGTGCTGTGCGTCACGGTCTCTCCAAGGCCCTGACACACTACGAGCCTGAGCTTCGCGGTATTTTGAAGAAAAACGGCTTCCTCACACGTGACAGCCGCGTTGTTGAACGTAAGAAGTTCGGCAAGCGCAAAGCACGCCGTTCGTTCCAGTTCTCCAAGCGTTAA
- the rplM gene encoding 50S ribosomal protein L13, with protein MKTYSAKPAEVEKKWILIDAEGMVVGRLAAYIANHLRGKHLPTYTPHIDTGDNVIVINADKVVLTGRKYDNKKYYWHTGHPGGIKERTARAILEGRFPERILEKAVQRMMPGGPLSNKQLKNLKVYAGPNHPHEAQSPELVDVKGLNAKNDGKRA; from the coding sequence ATGAAGACCTACTCTGCCAAGCCGGCTGAGGTCGAGAAAAAGTGGATCTTGATTGACGCAGAAGGCATGGTCGTCGGCCGTTTGGCTGCCTACATCGCCAATCACCTGCGCGGCAAGCATCTGCCGACCTATACGCCTCACATTGACACGGGTGACAATGTTATCGTCATCAATGCTGACAAGGTGGTGCTCACCGGCCGTAAGTACGACAACAAGAAGTACTACTGGCACACCGGCCACCCGGGTGGCATCAAGGAACGCACAGCTCGTGCGATCCTGGAAGGCCGTTTTCCTGAGCGTATTCTGGAAAAAGCTGTCCAGCGCATGATGCCAGGCGGTCCTCTGTCCAACAAGCAGCTGAAGAACCTCAAGGTTTATGCTGGTCCGAACCACCCGCACGAAGCTCAGTCGCCGGAACTCGTCGACGTTAAGGGCCTTAATGCAAAGAATGACGGCAAGAGGGCTTAA
- a CDS encoding sensor domain-containing diguanylate cyclase codes for MGLASLINENRKPILFALAGTIAVVVLVAAALDELIDWQVQVAIRKNAEVRALNWSENFFATTPSSRRMVEKGIATPSELDRLESSFALVDVIRFEMFNREGVRTLLSDTGVLDPSSGVNTTALRVYETGLPLVFIHEKEDYETQATQFETYVEVYLPAILPSGETIGAIEVYVDVTRFEDELEEVFQQISGYLILGTLLIGLFPAVAYVRTTRQIMRKDKQLLELTRYDKLTGIYNRDTVSTYLTQFFASPEAGGNLGIFFVDVDHFKQVNDQYGHAAGDKLLQHIATVLKGCINTETDLIGRYGGDEFVILMPEISRDMFRERCSLIMKASQTPCRHKDINFIPSLSVGAYLTETRDTEKSALHKADLAVYAAKRSGRSQLVEYTPTLEGLFDQEVSRQSA; via the coding sequence ATGGGTTTGGCCAGCCTAATCAATGAAAACCGTAAGCCGATCCTATTCGCATTGGCGGGAACGATTGCCGTCGTTGTGCTTGTTGCTGCAGCGCTTGACGAACTTATTGACTGGCAGGTCCAGGTTGCCATTCGCAAAAACGCTGAAGTACGTGCACTTAACTGGTCGGAAAACTTCTTTGCAACAACACCGAGTTCACGCCGGATGGTGGAGAAAGGCATTGCGACCCCTTCCGAACTGGATCGGCTGGAAAGTTCATTTGCCCTGGTTGATGTTATCCGTTTCGAGATGTTCAACCGTGAGGGTGTGCGAACGCTTTTGTCCGACACCGGGGTTCTTGACCCCTCCAGCGGTGTAAATACCACCGCGCTCCGGGTTTATGAAACGGGGCTGCCGCTCGTATTCATTCATGAAAAAGAGGACTACGAAACACAAGCGACACAGTTTGAAACCTATGTTGAGGTTTACCTGCCCGCAATTCTACCCTCTGGTGAAACGATAGGCGCGATTGAGGTCTATGTCGACGTAACGAGATTCGAAGATGAGCTGGAGGAAGTTTTTCAGCAAATCAGCGGATATCTCATTCTGGGTACGCTGCTAATCGGCCTTTTCCCTGCGGTTGCCTATGTTCGAACAACACGCCAAATCATGCGAAAGGACAAACAGCTGCTTGAATTGACCCGTTACGACAAGCTAACGGGCATTTACAACAGGGATACTGTGTCGACGTATCTGACGCAGTTTTTCGCATCGCCGGAGGCAGGAGGAAATCTCGGAATATTTTTTGTCGACGTCGACCATTTCAAACAAGTAAACGATCAGTATGGACATGCAGCAGGAGACAAACTTCTGCAACACATAGCGACCGTTCTAAAGGGCTGCATTAATACTGAGACCGACTTGATAGGGCGCTATGGGGGCGATGAATTTGTAATTCTGATGCCAGAAATTTCCAGGGACATGTTCCGTGAAAGGTGTTCGCTCATTATGAAAGCGTCGCAAACGCCCTGCAGACACAAGGACATCAACTTCATCCCGAGCCTGAGCGTCGGAGCATATCTCACCGAAACCCGGGACACGGAGAAGTCGGCTCTGCACAAGGCCGACCTCGCTGTTTACGCTGCCAAACGCTCGGGCAGAAGTCAGTTGGTCGAATACACGCCTACACTGGAAGGTCTTTTTGACCAGGAAGTTTCAAGGCAGTCCGCGTAA
- a CDS encoding PaaI family thioesterase: MPMKPVMTALDIMALLDKEFPQIHAGGRVYSIDGVSSGTAVVRLSANEMHLRPGGTVSGPAMMALADLAAYVVILAHIGPEALAVTTNLNINFLRKPDQGDLLGTCRLLKLGKRLAVVECTIAGEGEEVPVAHATATYSIPPR, from the coding sequence ATGCCGATGAAACCAGTCATGACAGCTTTGGACATAATGGCTTTGCTGGACAAGGAGTTTCCTCAAATACATGCAGGTGGCCGGGTGTACTCGATAGACGGCGTTTCATCGGGCACGGCGGTTGTGCGGTTGAGCGCAAATGAAATGCACTTAAGGCCGGGAGGAACTGTATCCGGCCCGGCAATGATGGCACTGGCTGACTTGGCAGCTTATGTAGTCATTCTTGCACATATTGGCCCCGAGGCTCTCGCGGTGACAACAAATCTCAATATCAATTTTCTGCGCAAACCGGACCAGGGAGATCTTTTAGGCACGTGTCGTCTCCTGAAGCTTGGCAAAAGGTTGGCTGTTGTGGAGTGCACAATCGCTGGTGAGGGCGAAGAGGTGCCAGTTGCACATGCAACGGCGACCTACTCTATTCCACCGCGATAA